In Musa acuminata AAA Group cultivar baxijiao chromosome BXJ2-3, Cavendish_Baxijiao_AAA, whole genome shotgun sequence, the following proteins share a genomic window:
- the LOC135584342 gene encoding RING-H2 finger protein ATL3-like: MSGIEQSMTGVHRPSVSATTVVMVAGVIASTALFVLVFFLYLRAKRYWGAIPVSIRGRLAEPAAAQQRSGLDAAAAVGALPSVVVRAGDCKEGLECAVCLCELSRGEAARLLPTCGHAFHIECIDAWFSSHSTCPLCRSPVVHEKPQEAGSAAESVPGRFHSEEPPPEIEDQAGRSSSPSDPPSGSPPVVSVSETPRIAVDGFQTLNSSAATLRSLRRLLICGSRTGGASCSSRECDVEQGRLPV; encoded by the coding sequence ATGTCCGGAATAGAGCAGTCGATGACCGGCGTCCACAGGCCGTCCGTGTCGGCGACCACCGTGGTCATGGTCGCGGGAGTCATCGCCTCCACCGCGCTCTTCGTCCTCGTCTTCTTCCTGTACCTGCGTGCCAAGCGCTACTGGGGCGCCATCCCGGTCAGCATCCGCGGCCGCTTGGCCGAGCCAGCGGCTGCCCAGCAGCGAAGCGGCCtagacgccgccgccgccgtgggGGCTCTCCCTTCGGTAGTGGTCCGCGCCGGGGACTGCAAGGAGGGCCTGGAGTGCGCGGTCTGCCTCTGCGAACTGTCGCGGGGCGAGGCCGCGAGGCTGCTGCCTACGTGCGGCCACGCCTTCCACATCGAGTGCATCGACGCGTGGTTCTCCTCCCACTCCACCTGTCCTCTCTGCCGGAGCCCCGTGGTGCACGAGAAGCCCCAAGAGGCTGGTTCCGCCGCTGAATCGGTTCCTGGCCGCTTCCACTCGGAGGAACCGCCGCCGGAGATAGAGGATCAAGCTGGCCGGAGCTCGAGCCCTTCCGATCCTCCTTCAGGTAGTCCGCCGGTTGTGTCGGTGTCTGAGACACCAAGAATAGCAGTGGACGGATTCCAAACCCTGAATTCTTCGGCAGCAACGTTGAGGTCGTTGCGAAGGCTGCTGATTTGTGGAAGCAGGACGGGCGGCGCTTCCTGCAGTAGTCGAGAATGCGACGTCGAGCAGGGACGTCTTCCCGTTTGA